The following proteins come from a genomic window of Nicotiana tomentosiformis chromosome 12, ASM39032v3, whole genome shotgun sequence:
- the LOC117273640 gene encoding uncharacterized protein, with product MIQHPDKNYIDPIEVEIKDHPAYFFHVDEEPDSKPWYHDIKKFLATREYLENTTNGQKQALRRLANHFFLNEEVLYRKTPDIGLLRYVDAAEATRLLEEIHAGICRSHMSGFILAKKILRARFFWMTMESDNICYVQKCHQIKIHRAGFHRMSQT from the coding sequence ATGATtcagcatccagacaagaactacatcgacccTATCGAGGTAGAGATTAAGGATCATCCTGCCTATTTCTTCCATGTAGATGAAGAACCAGATAgtaaaccatggtatcatgacatcaaGAAATTCCTTGCAACCAGAGAATACCTAGAGAATACTACTAATGGTCAAAAGCAAGCCCTTAGGAGGCTGGCAAACCACTTTTTCCTCAACGAGGAAGTCCTATACAGAAAGACCCCAGACATAGGTTTGTTGAGATATGTAGACGCCGCTGAGGCAACCAGATTATTGGAGGAAATACATGCAGGAATATGCAGATCCCACATGAGTGGGTTCATATTAGCCAAGAAGATCTTGAGAGCTAGAttcttttggatgactatggaaagtgACAATATCTGTTATGTACAAAAGTGTCACCAGATCAAGATTCACAGGGCCGGGTTCCACCGAATGAGTCAAACGTAA